The following are from one region of the Vitis riparia cultivar Riparia Gloire de Montpellier isolate 1030 chromosome 14, EGFV_Vit.rip_1.0, whole genome shotgun sequence genome:
- the LOC117930718 gene encoding putative pentatricopeptide repeat-containing protein At1g56570 isoform X1, with product MSTRKLLSTTHFHPIPLIVRNSIQLVQNCTTPPNPPFIPKGPSVLATTLIKSYFGKGLIGEARTLFDEMPERDVVAWTVMIAGYTSCNNHTHAWMVFCEMMNEELDPNAFTISSVLKACKGMKCLSYGRLVHGLAIKHGLDGFIYVDNALMDMYATCCVSMDDACMVFRGIHLKNEVSWTTLIAGYTHRDDGYGGLRVFQQMLLQEEVELNPFSFSIAVRACTSIGSHTFGEQLHAAVTKHGFESNLPVMNSILDMYCRCSCFSEANRYFYEMNQRDLITWNTLIAGYERSNPTESLYVFSMMESEGFSPNCFTFTSIMAACATLAFLNCGQQIHGRIIRRGLDGNLALSNALIDMYSKCGNIADSHQVFGGMSRRDLVSWTAMMIGYGTHGYGEEAVELFDKMVSSGIRPDRVVFMAILSACSHAGLVDEGLRYFKLMVGDYNISPDQEIYGCVVDLLGRAGKVEEAYELIESMPFKPDECVWGPFLGACKAHTFPNLGKLAAHRILDLRPNMAGTYVMLSNIYAADGKWGEFARLRKLMKRMGNKKETGRSWVEVGNHVYSFVVGDEVGSKIEGIYQVLENLIGHMKESGYVPDLDCLIYDLEDGT from the exons ATGAGCACCAGAAAACTACTATCCACCACTCATTTTCACCCAATTCCACTCATAGTGAGAAACTCCATTCAATTAGTCCAAAACTGCACAACCCCACCAAACCCACCATTCATTCCAAAAGGGCCCTCCGTTTTGGCCACAACTCTCATCAAATCGTACTTTGGAAAGGGCTTAATTGGAGAAGCACGTACactgtttgatgaaatgcctgAGAGAGATGTGGTTGCATGGACAGTCATGATTGCTGGCTACACCTCATGTAACAACCATACTCATGCATGGATGGTGTTCTGTGAGATGATGAATGAAGAGCTTGACCCAAATGCATTTACCATATCAAGTGTCTTAAAGGCTTGTAAAGGAATGAAGTGTCTTTCATATGGGAGGCTTGTTCATGGGTTGGCTATTAAGCATGGCTTAGATGGTTTTATTTACGTTGATAATGCACTAATGGACATGTATGCCACTTGTTGTGTTAGTATGGATGATGCATGCATGGTTTTTCGTGGTATTCATTTGAAGAACGAGGTATCATGGACTACTTTGATTGCAGGGTACACTCATAGAGATGATGGCTATGGTGGGCTTCGCGTTTTCCAGCAAATGTTATTG CAGGAGGAAGTGGAATTGAACCCGTTTAGCTTTTCAATTGCAGTGAGAGCTTGCACTTCAATTGGATCGCATACTTTTGGAGAGCAACTGCATGCAGCAGTGACTAAACATGGGTTTGAATCCAATCTTCCTGTCATGAATTCTATACTAGACATGTATTGCAGGTGTAGTTGTTTCTCTGAAGCAAATAGATATTTCTATGAAATGAATCAAAGGGATTTGATCACATGGAACACCTTGATCGCGGGATATGAAAGATCCAATCCAACTGAGTCTCTATATGTATTTTCAATGATGGAGTCAGAAGGTTTCAGTCCAAATTGCTTCACATTTACCAGCATTATGGCTGCCTGCGCGACCTTAGcatttttgaattgtggacaacAGATTCATGGGAGGATTATTCGAAGAGGCCTTGATGGGAATTTGGCCTTGTCTAATGCCCTTATAGACATGTATTCCAAATGTGGAAATATTGCTGATTCGCATCAAGTTTTTGGGGGGATGTCTCGTAGAGATTTGGTTTCTTGGACTGCCATGATGATTGGGTATGGGACTCATGGGTATGGAGAAGAGGCTGTTGAATTGTTTGACAAGATGGTCAGTTCAGGTATTAGGCCTGACCGAGTCGTGTTTATGGCCATTCTTAGTGCTTGCAGTCATGCTGGACTTGTAGATGAAGGCTtgagatattttaaattaatggtgGGTGATTATAACATTAGTCCAGACCAGGAGATTTATGGGTGTGTCGTGGATTTGCTAGGACGTGCTGGGAAAGTTGAGGAAGCTTATGAACTCATAGAGAGCATGCCATTCAAGCCTGATGAGTGCGTTTGGGGGCCATTTCTTGGAGCTTGTAAAGCACACACGTTTCCCAATTTGGGAAAATTAGCTGCTCACAGGATATTGGATCTGAGGCCTAATATGGCAGGGACTTATGTGATGCTATCAAATATATATGCAGCTGATGGTAAGTGGGGGGAGTTTGCAAGACTGAGAAAGTTGATgaaaagaatgggaaataaGAAGGAGACTGGTAGGAGCTGGGTCGAGGTAGGAAATCATGTCTATAGTTTTGTTGTTGGGGATGAGGTGGGCTCCAAAATAGAGGGGATATATCAAGTTCTGGAAAATTTGATTGGGCATATGAAGGAATCAGGGTATGTTCCTGATTTAGATTGCTTGATATATGACTTAGAAGATGGCACTTGA
- the LOC117930724 gene encoding uncharacterized protein LOC117930724 translates to MALVREEIKANAEVYHGDEICQEKSKLLLTEVGLPNGLLPLQDIEECGYVRETGFVWLKQKKKTIHKFEKIGKLVSYEPEITAYVEQNKIKKLTGVKTKELLLWITLSDIYVDDPPTGKITFKTPAGLFRSFPVSAFVLEDVKDVKKAMDVKKAEEEAGSGEVKEV, encoded by the coding sequence ATGGCTCTGGTGAGAGAGGAGATCAAAGCCAATGCTGAAGTCTACCATGGAGATGAGATCTGTCAAGAGAAATCAAAGCTTTTGCTCACAGAAGTAGGGCTGCCCAATGGGCTGCTGCCTTTACAGGACATTGAGGAATGTGGGTATGTGAGGGAAACTGGTTTTGTGTGGCTCaagcagaagaagaaaacaattcaCAAGTTTGAAAAGATTGGCAAGCTTGTATCCTATGAACCTGAAATCACAGCTTACGTTGAACAAAACAAGATCAAGAAACTCACTGGTGTGAAGACCAAGGAGCTCTTGCTTTGGATCACTCTGAGTGATATTTATGTCGATGATCCACCAACCGGCAAAATCACTTTCAAGACTCCTGCAGGCCTGTTCAGGTCTTTTCCAGTGTCGGCTTTTGTGCTTGAAGATGTCAAGGATGTGAAGAAAGCCATGGATGTGAAGAAAGCTGAGGAAGAGGCTGGATCAGGGGAAGTGAAGGAGGTGTGA
- the LOC117930825 gene encoding psbP domain-containing protein 1, chloroplastic: protein MATVLNSLLPPPTRWSSSSSSSSTQPAGSTRPAMSFHYPDFPAPFAITNYSASSRAISCQLQTTKGFAVLRRDAMALIFSSYIFSRVGLHDVALAQPSVGFREYIDTFDGYSFKYPQNWIQVRGSGADIFFRDPFVLDENLSVELSSPSSSRYKSVEDLGQPQEAGKKVLKQYLTEFMSTRLGVRRESNIVSTSSRVADDGRTYYQVEVNIKSYANNNELAVMPTDRVTRLEWDRRYLSVLGVENNRLYELRLQTPESVFLEEENELRQVMDSFRVNKASG from the exons ATGGCTACAGTTCTCAACTCTCTTCTTCCACCTCCGACTCgctggtcttcttcttcttcttcttcctcaactCAGCCCGCCGGTTCAACTCGCCCTGCGATGTCGTTTCATTACCCAGATTTCCCCGCTCCATTTGCCATCACCAACTACTCCGCGAGTTCCCGCGCCATTTCTTGCCAATTACAAACT ACTAAAGGTTTTGCAGTTCTGAGGAGGGATGCAATGGCCTTGATCTTTTCAAGCTATATCTTCTCACGGGTTGGTCTTCACGATGTTGCATTGGCTCAACCTTCAGTTGGGTTCAGGGAATATATAGATACTTTTGATGGTTATTCTTTCAAGTACCCTCAGAACTGGATTCAAGTTCGAGGCTCGGGTGCTGACATATTCTTCAGGGACCCTTTTGTTCTTGATGAGAATCTCTCTGTCGAGTTATCTTCTCCTTCGTCATCCAGGTACAAGAGTGTAGAAGATTTGGGTCAACCTCAAGAAGCTGGAAAGAAAGTACTTAAGCAATATTTGACTGAATTCATGTCTACCAGACTTGGTGTCAGGCGGGAATCAAACATTGTTTCTACATCTTCAAGAGTTGCTGATGATGGGCGGACGTATTATCAAGTTGAG GTAAACATAAAGTCCTATGCAAACAACAATGAATTAGCTGTTATGCCAACGGACCGGGTAACTCGTTTGGAGTGGGATCGGCGGTATCTTTCGGTTCTTGGGGTTGAAAACAATCGCTTGTACGAGTTGAGATTACAAACACCTGAAAGTGTATTTCTAGAAGAGGAAAATGAGCTTCGACAGGTCATGGATTCCTTCAGAGTAAACAAAGCATCTGGCTGA
- the LOC117930715 gene encoding pentatricopeptide repeat-containing protein At3g22690-like produces MSLGVLTAHLSLMKLSKLNQLSSALKSTFNHKPTFKPTITLSILETHLHNCHNLKQFNRILSQMILTGFISDTFAASRLLKFSTDSPFIGLDYSLQIFDRIENSNGFMWNTMMRAYIQSNSAEKALLLYKLMVKNNVGPDNYTYPLVVQACAVRLLEFGGKEIHDHVLKVGFDSDVYVQNTLINMYAVCGNMRDARKLFDESPVLDSVSWNSILAGYVQKGDVEEAKLIFDQMPQRNIIASNSMIVLLGKMGQVMEAWKLFNEMDEKDMVSWSALISGYEQNGMYEEALVMFIEMNANGMRLDEVVVVSVLSACAHLSIVKTGKMIHGLVIRMGIESYVNLQNALIHMYSGSGEIMDAQKLFNGSHNLDQISWNSMISGYMKCGSVEKARALFDVMSEKDIVSWSAVISGYAQHDCFSDTLALFHEMQLGQIRPDETILVSVISACTHLAALDQGKWVHAYIRKNGLKVNVILGTTLLDMYMKCGCVENALEVFNGMEEKGVSSWNALIIGLAVNGLVERSLDMFSEMKNDGVIPNEITFMGVLGACRHMGLVDEGRCHFASMIEKHGIEPNVKHYGCMVDLLGRAGLLNEAEKLIESMPMAPDVATWGALLGACKKHGDTEMGERVGRKLIELQPDHDGFHVLLSNIFASKGDWEDVLEVRGMMKQQGVVKTLDAA; encoded by the coding sequence ATGAGTCTCGGAGTCCTTACTGCCCATCTCTCTCTTATGAAACTTTCGAAACTGAATCAACTTTCTTCAGCCCTTAAATCAACGTTTAATCACAAACCCACGTTCAAACCCACAATAACTCTATCAATCTTAGAGACCCACTTGCACAACTGCCACAATCTCAAACAATTCAACCGGATTCTCTCTCAGATGATCCTCACTGGGTTCATCTCTGATACATTCGCTGCCAGCCGACTCCTCAAGTTCTCAACTGATTCACCCTTCATTGGCCTCGATTACTCCCTTCAAATCTTCGACCGCATTGAAAATTCTAATGGGTTCATGTGGAATACCATGATGAGAGCATATATACAGAGCAACTCTGCGGAAAAGGCTCTTCTTCTATACAAATTAATGGTGAAAAACAATGTGGGTCCTGATAATTATACTTACCCGCTTGTAGTTCAGGCTTGCGCTGTCAGATTATTGGAATTTGGAGGGAAAGAGATACATGATCATGTTTTGAAAGTGGGGTTTGATTCAGATGTGTATGTGCAGAACACATTGATTAATATGTATGCCGTTTGTGGGAATATGAGAGATGCCCGGAAGTTGTTTGATGAAAGCCCCGTGTTGGATTCAGTTTCATGGAATTCGATATTGGCAGGGTATGTTCAGAAAGGGGATGTGGAGGAGGCGAAGTTGATATTTGATCAGATGCCACAAAGGAACATAATTGCTTCCAATTCAATGATTGTGTTGCTTGGGAAGATGGGGCAAGTGATGGAGGCATGGAAGTTGTTTAATGAAATGGATGAAAAAGATATGGTTTCTTGGAGTGCATTGATTTCGGGTTATGAGCAAAATGGGATGTATGAAGAGGCTCTGGTTATGTTTATTGAGATGAATGCTAATGGAATGAGGTTGGATGAGGTTGTGGTGGTTAGTGTTCTTTCTGCATGCGCTCACTTGTCCATTGTTAAGACAGGGAAGATGATCCATGGATTAGTCATAAGAATGgggattgaatcttatgtgaaccTTCAAAATGCTTTGATTCATATGTATTCTGGTAGCGGGGAAATAATGGATGCACAAAAATTGTTCAATGGAAGCCACAACTTGGACCAGATATCTTGGAACTCCATGATATCTGGGTACATGAAATGTGGGTCAGTCGAAAAGGCCAGGGCATTGTTTGATGTCATGTCAGAGAAGGATATTGTGTCATGGAGTGCAGTGATATCGGGTTATGCCCAACATGACTGTTTCTCGGATACTTTGGCATTGTTCCATGAGATGCAGCTAGGACAAATAAGGCCTGATGAGACAATTTTGGTGAGCGTGATCTCAGCTTGCACCCACTTAGCTGCCCTTGATCAAGGCAAGTGGGTTCATGCTTATATACGGAAGAATGGCCTAAAGGTTAATGTTATTCTTGGTACGACCCTACTAGACATGTACATGAAATGTGGATGTGTTGAAAATGCATTGGAGGTCTTTAATGGAATGGAGGAAAAAGGGGTTTCTTCTTGGAATGCTCTAATTATTGGGTTGGCTGTGAATGGGTTGGTAGAAAGGTCACTAGATATGTTCTCAGAAATGAAGAACGATGGTGTAATTCCCAATGAGATAACCTTTATGGGAGTTCTCGGGGCCTGTAGGCATATGGGCTTAGTAGATGAAGGGCGCTGCCACTTTGCTTCAATGATTGAAAAACATGGGATAGAACCCAATGTTAAGCATTATGGATGTATGGTTGATCTTCTTGGGCGTGCAGGTTTGCTCAACGAGGCAGAGAAACTCATTGAGAGTATGCCTATGGCACCGGATGTTGCTACCTGGGGGGCATTGCTTGGGGCTTGTAAAAAGCATGGTGATACTGAAATGGGAGAGAGGGTTGGAAGGAAGCTTATTGAGCTTCAGCCTGACCATGATGGTTTCCATGTATTGTTATCCAATATATTTGCTTCAAAGGGTGATTGGGAAGATGTTCTAGAGGTCAGAGGGATGATGAAGCAACAGGGAGTGGTGAAAACCCTGGATGCAGCTTGA
- the LOC117930721 gene encoding protein AGENET DOMAIN (AGD)-CONTAINING P1, with translation MDYFKKGAEIEISSDEDGFRGAWFAGTVVKPPAKKKNKTLVVVEYKTIMADESGANPLRETMDVLQLRPPPPRERSRTFQISEEVDAYYNDGWWEGVITEAHENSRFAVFFRTSREQLEFSENDLRLHREWINGNWVPPLEEEKVKTEEKSAVDVSSVFSEGTLVEVSSDEDGFQGAWFAATIVKAIGKDKLMIEYKSLRTDDDTDFLREEVDALHIRPYPPETVVVDRFNLLEEVDALYNDGWWVGVISKVLSQSCYIVYFRSTNEEMKFDHSDLRLHQDWIDGKWVQASQALEL, from the exons ATGGATTATTTCAAGAAGGGAGCGGAGATTGAGATTAGCAGCGACGAAGATGGCTTCCGAGGCGCCTGGTTTGCCGGAACGGTGGTCAAACCGCCggcaaagaagaaaaacaaaaccctagTGGTTGTCGAGTACAAAACCATAATGGCTGACGAATCTGGAGCGAATCCGCTGAGAGAGACCATGGATGTGTTGCAGTTGAGGCCCCCGCCGCCTCGAGAGCGCTCTAGAACCTTCCAGATCAGCGAGGAGGTCGACGCGTATTACAATGATGGGTGGTGGGAGGGTGTGATCACCGAAGCTCATGAAAATTCGCGGTTCGCAGTGTTCTTCAGGACTTCCCGGGAGCAGTTGGAGTTTTCTGAGAACGACTTGAGGCTTCATCGCGAATGGATTAATGGGAACTGGGTTCCGCCATTGGAAGAAGAG AAAGTTAAAACAGAAGAGAAGTCAGCAGTTGATGTTAGCAGTGTGTTTAGTGAAGGGACACTGGTTGAGGTCAGCAGTGATGAAGATGGTTTTCAGGGTGCCTGGTTTGCTGCAACTATTGTTAAAGCAATAGGGAAGGACAAACTCATGATTGAGTACAAAAGCCTAAGGACCGATGATGATACTGATTTTTTGAGAGAAGAGGTTGACGCTTTGCACATTAGGCCTTATCCTCCAGAAACTGTAGTGGTTGACCGTTTCAATCTGCTTGAAGAGGTCGATGCTTTGTACAATGATGGATGGTGGGTGGGCGTGATTTCCAAAGTTCTTAGTCAATCATGTTACATAGTCTATTTCAGGAGCACCAATGAAGAAATGAAGTTTGACCACTCTGATTTAAGGCTTCATCAAGATTGGATTGATGGCAAATGGGTTCAGGCTTCCCAG GCTCTGGAGTTGTGA
- the LOC117930643 gene encoding pentatricopeptide repeat-containing protein DWY1, chloroplastic-like — protein sequence MAKRLKMEGYAPDTNEVSFDIDEEEKETALFRHSEKLAIAFGLLTISPPTPIRIMKNLRICNDCHTAAKLISKAYAREIVVRDRHRFHHFKEGACSCMDYW from the coding sequence ATGGCTAAAAGATTGAAGATGGAAGGCTATGCTCCAGACACAAATGAGGTTTCCTTTGACattgatgaagaagaaaaggaaactgCTCTGTTTAGACATAGTGAGAAGCTAGCAATTGCCTTTGGGCTACTGACTATTAGTCCACCAACACCAATAAGGATAATGAAGAATTTGCGAATATGTAATGATTGTCACACTGCAGCAAAGCTTATCTCCAAAGCTTATGCCCGCGAAATTGTGGTGAGGGATCGGCATCGCTTTCACCACTTCAAGGAAGGGGCTTGTTCTTGCATGGATTATTGGTAG
- the LOC117930718 gene encoding putative pentatricopeptide repeat-containing protein At1g56570 isoform X2, translating to MSTRKLLSTTHFHPIPLIVRNSIQLVQNCTTPPNPPFIPKGPSVLATTLIKSYFGKGLIGEARTLFDEMPERDVVAWTVMIAGYTSCNNHTHAWMVFCEMMNEELDPNAFTISSVLKACKGMKCLSYGRLVHGLAIKHGLDGFIYVDNALMDMYATCCVSMDDACMVFRGIHLKNEVSWTTLIAGYTHRDDGYGGLRVFQQMLLEEVELNPFSFSIAVRACTSIGSHTFGEQLHAAVTKHGFESNLPVMNSILDMYCRCSCFSEANRYFYEMNQRDLITWNTLIAGYERSNPTESLYVFSMMESEGFSPNCFTFTSIMAACATLAFLNCGQQIHGRIIRRGLDGNLALSNALIDMYSKCGNIADSHQVFGGMSRRDLVSWTAMMIGYGTHGYGEEAVELFDKMVSSGIRPDRVVFMAILSACSHAGLVDEGLRYFKLMVGDYNISPDQEIYGCVVDLLGRAGKVEEAYELIESMPFKPDECVWGPFLGACKAHTFPNLGKLAAHRILDLRPNMAGTYVMLSNIYAADGKWGEFARLRKLMKRMGNKKETGRSWVEVGNHVYSFVVGDEVGSKIEGIYQVLENLIGHMKESGYVPDLDCLIYDLEDGT from the exons ATGAGCACCAGAAAACTACTATCCACCACTCATTTTCACCCAATTCCACTCATAGTGAGAAACTCCATTCAATTAGTCCAAAACTGCACAACCCCACCAAACCCACCATTCATTCCAAAAGGGCCCTCCGTTTTGGCCACAACTCTCATCAAATCGTACTTTGGAAAGGGCTTAATTGGAGAAGCACGTACactgtttgatgaaatgcctgAGAGAGATGTGGTTGCATGGACAGTCATGATTGCTGGCTACACCTCATGTAACAACCATACTCATGCATGGATGGTGTTCTGTGAGATGATGAATGAAGAGCTTGACCCAAATGCATTTACCATATCAAGTGTCTTAAAGGCTTGTAAAGGAATGAAGTGTCTTTCATATGGGAGGCTTGTTCATGGGTTGGCTATTAAGCATGGCTTAGATGGTTTTATTTACGTTGATAATGCACTAATGGACATGTATGCCACTTGTTGTGTTAGTATGGATGATGCATGCATGGTTTTTCGTGGTATTCATTTGAAGAACGAGGTATCATGGACTACTTTGATTGCAGGGTACACTCATAGAGATGATGGCTATGGTGGGCTTCGCGTTTTCCAGCAAATGTTATTG GAGGAAGTGGAATTGAACCCGTTTAGCTTTTCAATTGCAGTGAGAGCTTGCACTTCAATTGGATCGCATACTTTTGGAGAGCAACTGCATGCAGCAGTGACTAAACATGGGTTTGAATCCAATCTTCCTGTCATGAATTCTATACTAGACATGTATTGCAGGTGTAGTTGTTTCTCTGAAGCAAATAGATATTTCTATGAAATGAATCAAAGGGATTTGATCACATGGAACACCTTGATCGCGGGATATGAAAGATCCAATCCAACTGAGTCTCTATATGTATTTTCAATGATGGAGTCAGAAGGTTTCAGTCCAAATTGCTTCACATTTACCAGCATTATGGCTGCCTGCGCGACCTTAGcatttttgaattgtggacaacAGATTCATGGGAGGATTATTCGAAGAGGCCTTGATGGGAATTTGGCCTTGTCTAATGCCCTTATAGACATGTATTCCAAATGTGGAAATATTGCTGATTCGCATCAAGTTTTTGGGGGGATGTCTCGTAGAGATTTGGTTTCTTGGACTGCCATGATGATTGGGTATGGGACTCATGGGTATGGAGAAGAGGCTGTTGAATTGTTTGACAAGATGGTCAGTTCAGGTATTAGGCCTGACCGAGTCGTGTTTATGGCCATTCTTAGTGCTTGCAGTCATGCTGGACTTGTAGATGAAGGCTtgagatattttaaattaatggtgGGTGATTATAACATTAGTCCAGACCAGGAGATTTATGGGTGTGTCGTGGATTTGCTAGGACGTGCTGGGAAAGTTGAGGAAGCTTATGAACTCATAGAGAGCATGCCATTCAAGCCTGATGAGTGCGTTTGGGGGCCATTTCTTGGAGCTTGTAAAGCACACACGTTTCCCAATTTGGGAAAATTAGCTGCTCACAGGATATTGGATCTGAGGCCTAATATGGCAGGGACTTATGTGATGCTATCAAATATATATGCAGCTGATGGTAAGTGGGGGGAGTTTGCAAGACTGAGAAAGTTGATgaaaagaatgggaaataaGAAGGAGACTGGTAGGAGCTGGGTCGAGGTAGGAAATCATGTCTATAGTTTTGTTGTTGGGGATGAGGTGGGCTCCAAAATAGAGGGGATATATCAAGTTCTGGAAAATTTGATTGGGCATATGAAGGAATCAGGGTATGTTCCTGATTTAGATTGCTTGATATATGACTTAGAAGATGGCACTTGA
- the LOC117930716 gene encoding alkaline/neutral invertase A, mitochondrial, with protein MITIHCFANSTMKSSSRILLFRRNSPFSGCPLPKSHHFLASNLSNFRINSDHTCKFRSCPLQNLGFRRVIDHTQKFSRVPSPGFGQSRVFSSGNVRRLSVISSVSSDVRSFSTSVETRVNDKNFEKIYVQGGMNVKPLVVERIDIDETIENNEESRIEVDGNFLNGENVKGVDENEVLITKREESEAEKEAWKLLQDAVVMYCGSPIGTMAANDPGDKTPLNYDQVFIRDFVPSALAFLLKGEGEIVRNFLLHTLQLQSWEKTVDCYSPGQGLMPASFKVRTVPLDGNNEAHEEVLDPDFGESAIGRVAPVDSGLWWIILLRAYGKITGDYTLQERVDVQTGIKLILNLCLTDGFDMFPSLLVTDGSCMIDRRMGIHGHPLEIQALFYSALRCSREMLTQNDASINLVRAINNRLSALSFHIREYYWVDMKKINEIYRYKTEEYSTDATNKFNIYPDQIPSWLMDWVPEEGGYLIGNLQPAHMDFRFFTLGNLWSIISSLGTPKQNQGILDTIQAKWDDLVGHMPLKICYPALEYEEWRIITGSDPKNTPWSYHNGGSWPTLLWQFTLACIKMGRPELARKAVADAEKRLAVDRWPEYYDTRNGRFIGKQSRLFQTWTIAGYLTSKMLLENPEMAALLFWEEDYDLLEICVCGLSKTGRRKCSRFAARSQILV; from the exons ATGATTACCATCCATTGTTTTGCAAACTCCACCATGAAATCCTCCTCTAGAATCCTACTATTTCGCCGAAACTCGCCGTTTTCTGGATGCCCACTTCCAAAATCCCACCATTTCTTGGCCAGTAATCTATCCAATTTTCGCATTAATTCTGATCATACTTGTAAATTTCGTTCATGCCCTTTACAGAACTTGGGGTTTCGTCGCGTTATTGATCATACCCAGAAGTTTTCTCGGGTACCCAGTCCGGGGTTTGGCCAATCTAGGGTTTTTTCCAGCGGTAATGTTAGGCGTCTATCTGTGATTTCTAGTGTTTCTTCCGATGTTAGGAGTTTTTCGACGTCGGTTGAGACCCGTGTGAATGACAAGAACTTTGAGAAGATTTATGTTCAGGGTGGTATGAATGTGAAGCCATTGGTGGTGGAAAGAATTGATATAGATgaaacaatagaaaataatgaagaatcTAGGATAGAAGTTGATGGAAATTTTTTGAATGGGGAGAATGTGAAGGGTGTGGATGAGAATGAGGTTTTGATTACAAAGAGAGAGGAGTCTGAGGCTGAGAAAGAGGCTTGGAAGTTGTTGCAAGATGCAGTTGTGATGTATTGCGGTAGCCCAATTGGGACTATGGCCGCAAATGATCCCGGTGACAAGACGCCGCTCAATTATGATCAAGTGTTTATTCGGGACTTCGTACCATCGGCACTTGCTTTCTTGCTTAAGGGAGAGGGGGAGATTGTGAGGAACTTCCTCCTTCATACCTTGCAATTGCAG AGTTGGGAGAAAACAGTGGACTGCTACAGCCCAGGGCAGGGGCTGATGCCAGCAAGTTTTAAAGTTAGGACAGTGCCTCTTGATGGCAATAATGAGGCTCATGAAGAAGTTTTAGATCCAGATTTTGGCGAGTCAGCTATTGGTCGTGTTGCACCTGTGGATTCCG GGTTGTGGTGGATTATCTTATTAAGGGCTTATGGAAAGATCACTGGTGACTATACATTACAAGAAAGGGTGGACGTCCAGACGGGCATAAAACTGATTCTAAACTTGTGTTTGACTGATGGATTTGATATGTTTCCTTCTCTGCTTGTAACTGATGGCTCCTGTATGATAGATCGGCGGATGGGTATTCATGGTCACCCCCTTGAGATCCAG GCCTTATTCTACTCAGCTCTTCGCTGCTCCCGTGAGATGCTCACTCAGAATGATGCATCAATAAATTTAGTGAGGGCCATAAATAACAGGCTCAGTGCATTGTCATTCCACATCAGGGAATACTATTGGGTGGATATGAAAAAGATTAATGAGATATACCGATATAAGACAGAGGAATACTCCACTGATGCCACCAACAAGTTCAATATCTACCCTGATCAGATTCCCAGTTGGCTAATGGATTGGGTCCCAGAGGAAGGCGGGTATCTGATAGGAAATCTACAGCCAGCTCACATGGACTTCAGGTTCTTCACACTTGGAAATCTTTGGTCAATTATTTCATCCTTGGGGACTCCAAAACAGAATCAGGGTATTCTTGATACCATTCAAGCTAAATGGGATGATCTTGTGGGGCATATGCCTCTTAAAATATGTTACCCTGCTTTGGAGTATGAGGAGTGGCGTATAATCACTGGCAGTGACCCAAAGAATAC CCCCTGGTCATATCATAATGGTGGATCTTGGCCAACGCTTTTATGGCAG TTCACATTGGCTTGCATTAAGATGGGCAGACCAGAACTAGCCAGGAAGGCGGTTGCTGATGCAGAGAAGAGGCTCGCAGTTGATCGTTGGCCAGAATATTATGATACCCGGAACGGAAGATTCATTGGAAAGCAATCCAGGCTCTTTCAAACATGGACAATTGCTGGGTACCTGACTTCTAAGATGCTCTTGGAGAACCCAGAGATGGCAGCCTTGCTATTCTGGGAGGAGGACTATGATCTTCTTGAGATATGTGTCTGTGGCCTCAGCAAAACTGGCCGGAGAAAATGCTCACGATTCGCCGCCAGGTCACAGATTCTTGTGTAG